One genomic region from Panthera tigris isolate Pti1 chromosome D1, P.tigris_Pti1_mat1.1, whole genome shotgun sequence encodes:
- the ROBO4 gene encoding roundabout homolog 4 isoform X3, translating into MGFLKAASLLGQSLGHKQPPPPHPAPPSLRCELRAAGQSAWDQERGLRAAMGSGGSGFLGAPGPLPLLLLLVTGGMAQDSPPQILVHPQDQLLQGPGPAKMSCRASGQPPPTIRWLLNGQPLSMVPPDIHHLLPDGTLLLLRPPARGRAHDDQALSTDLGVYACEASNRLGTAVSRGARLSVAVLREAFQTQPQDTVATVGKQVVLECGPPWGHPEPTVSWWKDGKPLALQPGRHVVSRGSLQMARAEKSDTGTYMCVATNSAGRRESRAARVSVQEPQNYKEPLELLAVHIQLENVTLLNPDPEKSPKPGPAVWLSWKVSGPAAPAQSYTALFRVQTAPGGPGAPWAEALLAGWQSAELGGLLWGKDYEFKVRPFSGRAQGPDSNVLLLRLPEQVPNAPPGEVTLKPGNGSVLVSWVPPPAENHNGIIRGYQVWSLGNTSLPPANWTVAGEQTQLEMATQMPGSYCVQVAAVTGAGAGPPSSPVCLLLGLYRYTSEDAILKHRMDHSDSPWLADTWRSTSGSRDLSSSSSLSSRLGVDPRDPLDCRRSLISWDPRSPGVPLLPDTSTFYGSLIAELPSSPPARPSPRTPAVRRLPPQLARLSSPWPSPDSLCSHRELSSPRLPLAPVEAWKAKKKQELHQANSSPPLRASHPMEFWAWELGSKGSKNLSQSPGYCSPGAVPQALVAWRALGPQLLRSSNELVSRPLPPAPLASRGASTQSQQTQPSVEPQAPSSLPLPAAPLPIPVPSSPPSPSSPQASSLSGPSPPSSRLSSSSLSSLGEDQDSVLTPEEVALCLELSDGEETPRNSVSPMPRAPSPPVTYGYISIPTASELADVGRAGGGVGSEVRGLLCPPRPCPTPTPSEGSLANGWGSASEDNAPSARASLVSSSDGSFLADAHFARALAMAVDSFGFGLEPREADCVFMDASSPPSPRDDLFLTSTLSLPLWEWRSDWLEDMENNHSQRLGRGLPPWPPDSRISSGRSQLSRPEPKAGSSS; encoded by the exons ATGGGTTTCCTCAAAGCTGCTTCCCTCCTGGGGCAGAGTCTCGGTCacaaacaaccaccaccaccccaccccgcccctccttccctccgctGTGAGCTCAGAGCTGCAGGACAAAGTGCCTGGGACCAGGAGAGAGGCCTGAGAGCAGCCATGGGCTCTGGAGGATCAGGCTTTCTcggggccccggggcccctgcctctcctgcttctGCTTGTCACCG GAGGTATGGCTCAGGACTCCCCACCCCAGATCCTAGTCCATCCCCAGGACCAGCTGCTCCAGGGCCCCGGCCCCGCCAAGATGAGCTGCCGAGCCTCGGGCCAGCCGCCTCCCACCATCCGCTGGCTGCTGAACGGGCAGCCCCTGAGCATGGTGCCCCCAGACATACACCACCTCCTACCAGACGGAACGCTCCTACTGCTGCGGCCCCCTGCCCGGGGACGTGCCCACGACGACCAGGCCCTATCAACAGACCTGGGTGTCTATGCATGCGAGGCCAGCAACCGGCTGGGCACAGCGGTCAGCCGAGGCGCTCGGCTGTCTGTGGCGG TCCTTCGGGAGGCTTTCCAGACCCAGCCTCAGGATACAGTGGCCACTGTGGGCAAGCAGGTGGTTCTGGAGTGCGGGCCGCCCTGGGGCCACCCAGAGCCCACCGTCTCATGGTGGAAGGATGGAAAACCACTGGCCCTACAGCCAGGGCGGCACGTG GTCTCCAGGGGGTCGCTGCAGATGGCAAGAGCAGAGAAGAGCGACACAGGCACCTATATGTGTGTGGCCACCAACAGCGCAGGACGACGGGAGAGCCGGGCAGCCAGGGTGTCTGTCCAGG AGCCCCAGAACTACAAGGAACCTCTGGAGTTGCTGGCTGTGCATATTCAGCTGGAAAATGTGACCCTGCTGAACCCAGACCCCGAAAAGAGCCCCAAGCCCGGGCCtgctgtgtggctcagctggaag GTGAGCGGCCCTGCTGCACCTGCTCAGTCGTACACAGCCCTGTTCAGGGTCCAGACGGCCCCAGGAGGCCCGGGAGCTCCCTGGGCAGAGGCCCTGCTGGCCGGCTGGCAGAGCGCAGAGCTTGGGGGCCTCCTCTGGGGTAAAGACTACGAGTTCAAAGTGAGACCGTTCTCCGGCCGGGCTCAAGGCCCTGACAGCAACGTGCTGCTCCTGAGGCTGCCTGAACAAG TGCCCAATGCCCCTCCCGGAGAGGTGACCTTAAAACCTGGCAACGGCAGTGTCCTTGTAAGCTGGGTCCCACCACCTGCTGAAAACCACAATGGCATCATCCGTGGCTACCAG GTCTGGAGCCTGGGCAACACTTCGTTGCCCCCAGCCAACTGGACTGTGGCGGGCGAGCAGACCCAGCTGGAGATGGCCACCCAGATGCCAGGTTCCTACTGCGTACAAGTGGCTGCGGTCACGGGCGCTGGGGCTGGGCCCCCCAGTAGCCCTGTCTGCCTCCTCTTAG GTCTGTACAGATACACCAGTGAGGACGCCATCCTAAAACACAG GATGGATCACAGTGACTCCCCTTGGCTGGCAGACACTTGGCGTTCTACCTCTGGCTCTCGGGAcctgagcagcagcagcagcctcagCAGCAGGCTGGGAGTGGACCCCCGGGACCCACTAGACTGTCGTCGCTCCT TGATCTCCTGGGATCCCCGAAGCCCTGGTGTGCCCCTGCTTCCCGACACCAGCACTTTTTATGGCTCCCTCATCGCCGAGCTGCCTTCCAGCCCCCCAGCCCGGCCAAGCCCCCGGACCCCAGCTGTCAGGCGCCTCCCGCCCCAGCTGGCCCGGCTCTCCAGCCCGTGGCCCAGTCCAGACAGCCTCTGCAGCCACAGGGAACTCTCTTCTCCCCGCTTGCCTCTGGCCCCTGTGGAGGCTTGGAAGGCCAAAAAGAAGCAGG AGCTGCACCAAGCCAACAGCTCCCCGCCCCTCCGGGCCAGCCACCCTATGGAGTTCTGGGCCTGGGAGTTGGGGAGTAAAGGCTCCAAGAACCTTTCCCAAAGTCCAG GCTATTGTTCTCCAGGAGCCGTGCCCCAAGCTCTGGTTGCCTGGAGGGCCCTGGGACCGCAGCTCCTCCGATCGTCCAATGAGCTGGTTTCGCGCCCTCTCCCCCCAGCGCCCCTCGCTTCTCGCGGAGCCTCCACTCAGAGTCAGCAGACCCA GCCCTCGGTGGAGCCCcaagctccctcctccctcccactgccagccgcccccctccccatccctgtcccctccAGTCCCCCCAgtccctccagcccccaggccTCTTCCCTCTCTGGCCCCAGTCCACCTTCCAGTCGTCTGTCCAGCTCCTCGCTGTCATCCCTGGGGGAGGATCAGGACAGTGTACTGACTCCTGAGGAGGTGGCCCTGTGCCTGGAGCTCAGTGACGGTGAGGAGACCCCCAG gaaTAGCGTCTCTCCTATGCCAAGGGCTCCTTCACCCCCTGTCACCTACGGTTACATCAGCATCCCGACAGCCTCAGAGCTGGCGGACGTGGGCAGGGCCGGAGGAGGGGTGGGGTCCGAAGTGAGGGGCTTGCTGTGCCCACCccggccctgccccacccccacccccagcgagGGCTCCTTGGCCAACGGCTGGGGCTCAGCCTCCGAGGACAACGCCCCCAGCGCCAGAGCCAGCCTTGTCAGCTCCTCTGACGGCTCCTTCCTTGCGGACGCCCACTTTGCCCGGGCCCTGGCAATGGCTGTGGACAGCTTTGGCTTTGGTCTGGAGCCCAGGGAGGCTGACTGCGTCTTCATGG AtgcctcctcacctccctccccccggGATGACCTCTTCCTGAcctccaccctctccctgcccctgtgggAGTGGAGGTCAGACTGGTTGGAGGACATGGAGAACAACCACAGCCAGCGGCTGGGAAGGGGGCTGCCTCCCTGGCCCCCCGACTCTCGGATCTCTTCCGGAAGAAGTCAGCTCAGCCGTCCTGAGCCCAAGGCCGGCA GCTCCTCATGA
- the ROBO4 gene encoding roundabout homolog 4 isoform X1, whose product MGFLKAASLLGQSLGHKQPPPPHPAPPSLRCELRAAGQSAWDQERGLRAAMGSGGSGFLGAPGPLPLLLLLVTGGMAQDSPPQILVHPQDQLLQGPGPAKMSCRASGQPPPTIRWLLNGQPLSMVPPDIHHLLPDGTLLLLRPPARGRAHDDQALSTDLGVYACEASNRLGTAVSRGARLSVAVLREAFQTQPQDTVATVGKQVVLECGPPWGHPEPTVSWWKDGKPLALQPGRHVVSRGSLQMARAEKSDTGTYMCVATNSAGRRESRAARVSVQEPQNYKEPLELLAVHIQLENVTLLNPDPEKSPKPGPAVWLSWKVSGPAAPAQSYTALFRVQTAPGGPGAPWAEALLAGWQSAELGGLLWGKDYEFKVRPFSGRAQGPDSNVLLLRLPEQVPNAPPGEVTLKPGNGSVLVSWVPPPAENHNGIIRGYQVWSLGNTSLPPANWTVAGEQTQLEMATQMPGSYCVQVAAVTGAGAGPPSSPVCLLLERTMERATQELSDGPWTLEQLRAALRRPEVIASGGVVLWLLLLGTAVCVHRRRRAGVHLGPGLYRYTSEDAILKHRMDHSDSPWLADTWRSTSGSRDLSSSSSLSSRLGVDPRDPLDCRRSLISWDPRSPGVPLLPDTSTFYGSLIAELPSSPPARPSPRTPAVRRLPPQLARLSSPWPSPDSLCSHRELSSPRLPLAPVEAWKAKKKQELHQANSSPPLRASHPMEFWAWELGSKGSKNLSQSPGYCSPGAVPQALVAWRALGPQLLRSSNELVSRPLPPAPLASRGASTQSQQTQPSVEPQAPSSLPLPAAPLPIPVPSSPPSPSSPQASSLSGPSPPSSRLSSSSLSSLGEDQDSVLTPEEVALCLELSDGEETPRNSVSPMPRAPSPPVTYGYISIPTASELADVGRAGGGVGSEVRGLLCPPRPCPTPTPSEGSLANGWGSASEDNAPSARASLVSSSDGSFLADAHFARALAMAVDSFGFGLEPREADCVFMDASSPPSPRDDLFLTSTLSLPLWEWRSDWLEDMENNHSQRLGRGLPPWPPDSRISSGRSQLSRPEPKAGSSS is encoded by the exons ATGGGTTTCCTCAAAGCTGCTTCCCTCCTGGGGCAGAGTCTCGGTCacaaacaaccaccaccaccccaccccgcccctccttccctccgctGTGAGCTCAGAGCTGCAGGACAAAGTGCCTGGGACCAGGAGAGAGGCCTGAGAGCAGCCATGGGCTCTGGAGGATCAGGCTTTCTcggggccccggggcccctgcctctcctgcttctGCTTGTCACCG GAGGTATGGCTCAGGACTCCCCACCCCAGATCCTAGTCCATCCCCAGGACCAGCTGCTCCAGGGCCCCGGCCCCGCCAAGATGAGCTGCCGAGCCTCGGGCCAGCCGCCTCCCACCATCCGCTGGCTGCTGAACGGGCAGCCCCTGAGCATGGTGCCCCCAGACATACACCACCTCCTACCAGACGGAACGCTCCTACTGCTGCGGCCCCCTGCCCGGGGACGTGCCCACGACGACCAGGCCCTATCAACAGACCTGGGTGTCTATGCATGCGAGGCCAGCAACCGGCTGGGCACAGCGGTCAGCCGAGGCGCTCGGCTGTCTGTGGCGG TCCTTCGGGAGGCTTTCCAGACCCAGCCTCAGGATACAGTGGCCACTGTGGGCAAGCAGGTGGTTCTGGAGTGCGGGCCGCCCTGGGGCCACCCAGAGCCCACCGTCTCATGGTGGAAGGATGGAAAACCACTGGCCCTACAGCCAGGGCGGCACGTG GTCTCCAGGGGGTCGCTGCAGATGGCAAGAGCAGAGAAGAGCGACACAGGCACCTATATGTGTGTGGCCACCAACAGCGCAGGACGACGGGAGAGCCGGGCAGCCAGGGTGTCTGTCCAGG AGCCCCAGAACTACAAGGAACCTCTGGAGTTGCTGGCTGTGCATATTCAGCTGGAAAATGTGACCCTGCTGAACCCAGACCCCGAAAAGAGCCCCAAGCCCGGGCCtgctgtgtggctcagctggaag GTGAGCGGCCCTGCTGCACCTGCTCAGTCGTACACAGCCCTGTTCAGGGTCCAGACGGCCCCAGGAGGCCCGGGAGCTCCCTGGGCAGAGGCCCTGCTGGCCGGCTGGCAGAGCGCAGAGCTTGGGGGCCTCCTCTGGGGTAAAGACTACGAGTTCAAAGTGAGACCGTTCTCCGGCCGGGCTCAAGGCCCTGACAGCAACGTGCTGCTCCTGAGGCTGCCTGAACAAG TGCCCAATGCCCCTCCCGGAGAGGTGACCTTAAAACCTGGCAACGGCAGTGTCCTTGTAAGCTGGGTCCCACCACCTGCTGAAAACCACAATGGCATCATCCGTGGCTACCAG GTCTGGAGCCTGGGCAACACTTCGTTGCCCCCAGCCAACTGGACTGTGGCGGGCGAGCAGACCCAGCTGGAGATGGCCACCCAGATGCCAGGTTCCTACTGCGTACAAGTGGCTGCGGTCACGGGCGCTGGGGCTGGGCCCCCCAGTAGCCCTGTCTGCCTCCTCTTAG AGCGGACCATGGAGCGAGCCACTCAAGAACTCAGCGATGGTCCCTGGACCTTGGAGCAGCTGAGGGCCGCCCTAAGGCGGCCAGAAGTGATTGCTAGCGGGGGTGTCGTgctctggctgctgctgctgggcaCTGCCGTGTGTGTCCACCGCCGGCGCAGAGCTGGGGTGCACCTGGGCCCGG GTCTGTACAGATACACCAGTGAGGACGCCATCCTAAAACACAG GATGGATCACAGTGACTCCCCTTGGCTGGCAGACACTTGGCGTTCTACCTCTGGCTCTCGGGAcctgagcagcagcagcagcctcagCAGCAGGCTGGGAGTGGACCCCCGGGACCCACTAGACTGTCGTCGCTCCT TGATCTCCTGGGATCCCCGAAGCCCTGGTGTGCCCCTGCTTCCCGACACCAGCACTTTTTATGGCTCCCTCATCGCCGAGCTGCCTTCCAGCCCCCCAGCCCGGCCAAGCCCCCGGACCCCAGCTGTCAGGCGCCTCCCGCCCCAGCTGGCCCGGCTCTCCAGCCCGTGGCCCAGTCCAGACAGCCTCTGCAGCCACAGGGAACTCTCTTCTCCCCGCTTGCCTCTGGCCCCTGTGGAGGCTTGGAAGGCCAAAAAGAAGCAGG AGCTGCACCAAGCCAACAGCTCCCCGCCCCTCCGGGCCAGCCACCCTATGGAGTTCTGGGCCTGGGAGTTGGGGAGTAAAGGCTCCAAGAACCTTTCCCAAAGTCCAG GCTATTGTTCTCCAGGAGCCGTGCCCCAAGCTCTGGTTGCCTGGAGGGCCCTGGGACCGCAGCTCCTCCGATCGTCCAATGAGCTGGTTTCGCGCCCTCTCCCCCCAGCGCCCCTCGCTTCTCGCGGAGCCTCCACTCAGAGTCAGCAGACCCA GCCCTCGGTGGAGCCCcaagctccctcctccctcccactgccagccgcccccctccccatccctgtcccctccAGTCCCCCCAgtccctccagcccccaggccTCTTCCCTCTCTGGCCCCAGTCCACCTTCCAGTCGTCTGTCCAGCTCCTCGCTGTCATCCCTGGGGGAGGATCAGGACAGTGTACTGACTCCTGAGGAGGTGGCCCTGTGCCTGGAGCTCAGTGACGGTGAGGAGACCCCCAG gaaTAGCGTCTCTCCTATGCCAAGGGCTCCTTCACCCCCTGTCACCTACGGTTACATCAGCATCCCGACAGCCTCAGAGCTGGCGGACGTGGGCAGGGCCGGAGGAGGGGTGGGGTCCGAAGTGAGGGGCTTGCTGTGCCCACCccggccctgccccacccccacccccagcgagGGCTCCTTGGCCAACGGCTGGGGCTCAGCCTCCGAGGACAACGCCCCCAGCGCCAGAGCCAGCCTTGTCAGCTCCTCTGACGGCTCCTTCCTTGCGGACGCCCACTTTGCCCGGGCCCTGGCAATGGCTGTGGACAGCTTTGGCTTTGGTCTGGAGCCCAGGGAGGCTGACTGCGTCTTCATGG AtgcctcctcacctccctccccccggGATGACCTCTTCCTGAcctccaccctctccctgcccctgtgggAGTGGAGGTCAGACTGGTTGGAGGACATGGAGAACAACCACAGCCAGCGGCTGGGAAGGGGGCTGCCTCCCTGGCCCCCCGACTCTCGGATCTCTTCCGGAAGAAGTCAGCTCAGCCGTCCTGAGCCCAAGGCCGGCA GCTCCTCATGA
- the ROBO4 gene encoding roundabout homolog 4 isoform X2: protein MGFLKAASLLGQSLGHKQPPPPHPAPPSLRCELRAAGQSAWDQERGLRAAMGSGGSGFLGAPGPLPLLLLLVTGGMAQDSPPQILVHPQDQLLQGPGPAKMSCRASGQPPPTIRWLLNGQPLSMVPPDIHHLLPDGTLLLLRPPARGRAHDDQALSTDLGVYACEASNRLGTAVSRGARLSVAVLREAFQTQPQDTVATVGKQVVLECGPPWGHPEPTVSWWKDGKPLALQPGRHVVSRGSLQMARAEKSDTGTYMCVATNSAGRRESRAARVSVQEPQNYKEPLELLAVHIQLENVTLLNPDPEKSPKPGPAVWLSWKVSGPAAPAQSYTALFRVQTAPGGPGAPWAEALLAGWQSAELGGLLWGKDYEFKVRPFSGRAQGPDSNVLLLRLPEQVPNAPPGEVTLKPGNGSVLVSWVPPPAENHNGIIRGYQVWSLGNTSLPPANWTVAGEQTQLEMATQMPGSYCVQVAAVTGAGAGPPSSPVCLLLERTMERATQELSDGPWTLEQLRAALRRPEVIASGGVVLWLLLLGTAVCVHRRRRAGVHLGPGLYRYTSEDAILKHRMDHSDSPWLADTWRSTSGSRDLSSSSSLSSRLGVDPRDPLDCRRSLISWDPRSPGVPLLPDTSTFYGSLIAELPSSPPARPSPRTPAVRRLPPQLARLSSPWPSPDSLCSHRELSSPRLPLAPVEAWKAKKKQELHQANSSPPLRASHPMEFWAWELGSKGSKNLSQSPGAVPQALVAWRALGPQLLRSSNELVSRPLPPAPLASRGASTQSQQTQPSVEPQAPSSLPLPAAPLPIPVPSSPPSPSSPQASSLSGPSPPSSRLSSSSLSSLGEDQDSVLTPEEVALCLELSDGEETPRNSVSPMPRAPSPPVTYGYISIPTASELADVGRAGGGVGSEVRGLLCPPRPCPTPTPSEGSLANGWGSASEDNAPSARASLVSSSDGSFLADAHFARALAMAVDSFGFGLEPREADCVFMDASSPPSPRDDLFLTSTLSLPLWEWRSDWLEDMENNHSQRLGRGLPPWPPDSRISSGRSQLSRPEPKAGSSS from the exons ATGGGTTTCCTCAAAGCTGCTTCCCTCCTGGGGCAGAGTCTCGGTCacaaacaaccaccaccaccccaccccgcccctccttccctccgctGTGAGCTCAGAGCTGCAGGACAAAGTGCCTGGGACCAGGAGAGAGGCCTGAGAGCAGCCATGGGCTCTGGAGGATCAGGCTTTCTcggggccccggggcccctgcctctcctgcttctGCTTGTCACCG GAGGTATGGCTCAGGACTCCCCACCCCAGATCCTAGTCCATCCCCAGGACCAGCTGCTCCAGGGCCCCGGCCCCGCCAAGATGAGCTGCCGAGCCTCGGGCCAGCCGCCTCCCACCATCCGCTGGCTGCTGAACGGGCAGCCCCTGAGCATGGTGCCCCCAGACATACACCACCTCCTACCAGACGGAACGCTCCTACTGCTGCGGCCCCCTGCCCGGGGACGTGCCCACGACGACCAGGCCCTATCAACAGACCTGGGTGTCTATGCATGCGAGGCCAGCAACCGGCTGGGCACAGCGGTCAGCCGAGGCGCTCGGCTGTCTGTGGCGG TCCTTCGGGAGGCTTTCCAGACCCAGCCTCAGGATACAGTGGCCACTGTGGGCAAGCAGGTGGTTCTGGAGTGCGGGCCGCCCTGGGGCCACCCAGAGCCCACCGTCTCATGGTGGAAGGATGGAAAACCACTGGCCCTACAGCCAGGGCGGCACGTG GTCTCCAGGGGGTCGCTGCAGATGGCAAGAGCAGAGAAGAGCGACACAGGCACCTATATGTGTGTGGCCACCAACAGCGCAGGACGACGGGAGAGCCGGGCAGCCAGGGTGTCTGTCCAGG AGCCCCAGAACTACAAGGAACCTCTGGAGTTGCTGGCTGTGCATATTCAGCTGGAAAATGTGACCCTGCTGAACCCAGACCCCGAAAAGAGCCCCAAGCCCGGGCCtgctgtgtggctcagctggaag GTGAGCGGCCCTGCTGCACCTGCTCAGTCGTACACAGCCCTGTTCAGGGTCCAGACGGCCCCAGGAGGCCCGGGAGCTCCCTGGGCAGAGGCCCTGCTGGCCGGCTGGCAGAGCGCAGAGCTTGGGGGCCTCCTCTGGGGTAAAGACTACGAGTTCAAAGTGAGACCGTTCTCCGGCCGGGCTCAAGGCCCTGACAGCAACGTGCTGCTCCTGAGGCTGCCTGAACAAG TGCCCAATGCCCCTCCCGGAGAGGTGACCTTAAAACCTGGCAACGGCAGTGTCCTTGTAAGCTGGGTCCCACCACCTGCTGAAAACCACAATGGCATCATCCGTGGCTACCAG GTCTGGAGCCTGGGCAACACTTCGTTGCCCCCAGCCAACTGGACTGTGGCGGGCGAGCAGACCCAGCTGGAGATGGCCACCCAGATGCCAGGTTCCTACTGCGTACAAGTGGCTGCGGTCACGGGCGCTGGGGCTGGGCCCCCCAGTAGCCCTGTCTGCCTCCTCTTAG AGCGGACCATGGAGCGAGCCACTCAAGAACTCAGCGATGGTCCCTGGACCTTGGAGCAGCTGAGGGCCGCCCTAAGGCGGCCAGAAGTGATTGCTAGCGGGGGTGTCGTgctctggctgctgctgctgggcaCTGCCGTGTGTGTCCACCGCCGGCGCAGAGCTGGGGTGCACCTGGGCCCGG GTCTGTACAGATACACCAGTGAGGACGCCATCCTAAAACACAG GATGGATCACAGTGACTCCCCTTGGCTGGCAGACACTTGGCGTTCTACCTCTGGCTCTCGGGAcctgagcagcagcagcagcctcagCAGCAGGCTGGGAGTGGACCCCCGGGACCCACTAGACTGTCGTCGCTCCT TGATCTCCTGGGATCCCCGAAGCCCTGGTGTGCCCCTGCTTCCCGACACCAGCACTTTTTATGGCTCCCTCATCGCCGAGCTGCCTTCCAGCCCCCCAGCCCGGCCAAGCCCCCGGACCCCAGCTGTCAGGCGCCTCCCGCCCCAGCTGGCCCGGCTCTCCAGCCCGTGGCCCAGTCCAGACAGCCTCTGCAGCCACAGGGAACTCTCTTCTCCCCGCTTGCCTCTGGCCCCTGTGGAGGCTTGGAAGGCCAAAAAGAAGCAGG AGCTGCACCAAGCCAACAGCTCCCCGCCCCTCCGGGCCAGCCACCCTATGGAGTTCTGGGCCTGGGAGTTGGGGAGTAAAGGCTCCAAGAACCTTTCCCAAAGTCCAG GAGCCGTGCCCCAAGCTCTGGTTGCCTGGAGGGCCCTGGGACCGCAGCTCCTCCGATCGTCCAATGAGCTGGTTTCGCGCCCTCTCCCCCCAGCGCCCCTCGCTTCTCGCGGAGCCTCCACTCAGAGTCAGCAGACCCA GCCCTCGGTGGAGCCCcaagctccctcctccctcccactgccagccgcccccctccccatccctgtcccctccAGTCCCCCCAgtccctccagcccccaggccTCTTCCCTCTCTGGCCCCAGTCCACCTTCCAGTCGTCTGTCCAGCTCCTCGCTGTCATCCCTGGGGGAGGATCAGGACAGTGTACTGACTCCTGAGGAGGTGGCCCTGTGCCTGGAGCTCAGTGACGGTGAGGAGACCCCCAG gaaTAGCGTCTCTCCTATGCCAAGGGCTCCTTCACCCCCTGTCACCTACGGTTACATCAGCATCCCGACAGCCTCAGAGCTGGCGGACGTGGGCAGGGCCGGAGGAGGGGTGGGGTCCGAAGTGAGGGGCTTGCTGTGCCCACCccggccctgccccacccccacccccagcgagGGCTCCTTGGCCAACGGCTGGGGCTCAGCCTCCGAGGACAACGCCCCCAGCGCCAGAGCCAGCCTTGTCAGCTCCTCTGACGGCTCCTTCCTTGCGGACGCCCACTTTGCCCGGGCCCTGGCAATGGCTGTGGACAGCTTTGGCTTTGGTCTGGAGCCCAGGGAGGCTGACTGCGTCTTCATGG AtgcctcctcacctccctccccccggGATGACCTCTTCCTGAcctccaccctctccctgcccctgtgggAGTGGAGGTCAGACTGGTTGGAGGACATGGAGAACAACCACAGCCAGCGGCTGGGAAGGGGGCTGCCTCCCTGGCCCCCCGACTCTCGGATCTCTTCCGGAAGAAGTCAGCTCAGCCGTCCTGAGCCCAAGGCCGGCA GCTCCTCATGA